The Glycine soja cultivar W05 chromosome 8, ASM419377v2, whole genome shotgun sequence genome has a window encoding:
- the LOC114423321 gene encoding pentatricopeptide repeat-containing protein At5g27110-like, translated as MDTRKLLPLLRACMNSKSLKQGKLIHQKVVTLGLQNDIFLCKNLINLYLSCHLYDHAKCVFDNMENPCEISLWNGLMAGYTKNYMYVEALELFEKLLHYPYLKPDSYTYPSVLKACGGLYKYVLGKMIHTCLVKTGLMMDIVVGSSLVGMYAKCNAFEKAIWLFNEMPEKDVACWNTVISCYYQSGNFKEALEYFGLMRRFGFEPNSVTITTAISSCARLLDLNRGMEIHEELINSGFLLDSFISSALVDMYGKCGHLEMAIEVFEQMPKKTVVAWNSMISGYGLKGDSISCIQLFKRMYNEGVKPTLTTLSSLIMVCSRSARLLEGKFVHGYTIRNRIQSDVFINSSLMDLYFKCGKVELAENIFKLIPKSKVVSWNVMISGYVAEGKLFEALGLFSEMRKSYVEPDAITFTSVLTACSQLAALEKGEEIHNLIIEKKLDNNEVVMGALLDMYAKCGAVDEAFSVFKCLPKRDLVSWTSMITAYGSHGQAYVALELFAEMLQSNMKPDRVTFLAILSACGHAGLVDEGCYYFNQMVNVYGIIPRVEHYSCLIDLLGRAGRLHEAYEILQQNPEIRDDVELLSTLFSACRLHRNIDLGAEIARTLIDKDPDDSSTYILLSNMYASAHKWDEVRVVRSKMKELGLKKNPGCSWIEINQKILPFFVEDNSHLHLELVFKCLSYLSDHMEDESKPFTYHFDVETLRLY; from the coding sequence ATGGACACTAGAAAACTACTACCCCTTTTGAGAGCTTGTATGAATTCCAAGTCACTGAAGCAAGGCAAGCTCATTCATCAGAAAGTTGTAACTTTGGGCTTGcaaaatgatattttcttgtGCAAGAACTTGATTAACCTGTATCTTTCTTGCCATTTGTATGATCATGCAAAGTGTGTTTTTGATAACATGGAAAACCCATGTGAGATATCCTTGTGGAATGGCCTGATGGCAGGTTACACTAAGAATTACATGTATGTGGAAGCCCTAGAGCTTTTTGAGAAGTTGTTACACTACCCTTACCTAAAACCTGATAGTTATACTTACCCTAGTGTTCTTAAGGCTTGTGGGGGGCTgtataaatatgttttgggAAAAATGATTCATACATGTTTGGTAAAAACTGGTTTAATGATGGACATTGTTGTTGGAAGCTCTCTTGTGGGTAtgtatgcaaaatgcaatgcatttGAGAAAGCCATATGGCTGTTCAATGAAATGCCTGAGAAGGATGTGGCATGCTGGAATACAGTGATTTCTTGTTATTATCAAAGTGGAAACTTCAAAGAGGCCCTAGAATATTTTGGCCTAATGAGAAGATTTGGATTTGAGCCTAATTCGGTTACAATCACAACTGCTATTTCATCTTGTGCTAGACTTTTGGATTTGAACAGGGGAATGGAAATCCATGAGGAGTTGATCAATAGTGGGTTTCTGCTGGACAGTTTCATTAGCTCTGCTCTTGTTGACATGTATGGAAAATGTGGTCATCTAGAAATGGCCATAGAGGTTTTTGAGCAGATGCCTAAAAAGACTGTTGTTGCTTGGAATTCCATGATTAGTGGATATGGTTTGAAAGGTGACAGCATATCATGCATTCAACTTTTTAAGAGGATGTACAATGAAGGAGTCAAGCCAACTTTGACTACCTTAAGTAGTTTAATAATGGTTTGTTCACGATCAGCCCGACTACTAGAGGGGAAGTTTGTGCATGGATATACAATACGAAACAGAATACAGTCTGATGTTTTTATTAATAGTTCACTCATGGATCTATATTTTAAATGTGGAAAGGTAGAGTTAGCTGAAAACATCTTTAAATTAATACCAAAGTCCAAGGTAGTTTCTTGGAATGTTATGATTTCTGGATATGTGGCTGAAGGGAAACTTTTTGAAGCCCTTGGCCTCTTTAGTGAAATGAGAAAATCGTATGTTGAACCTGATGCTATTACTTTTACCAGTGTTTTGACAGCTTGTTCTCAACTAGCAGCACTAGAAAAAGGTGAAGAGATTCACAATCTGATTATTGAGAAAAAATTGGACAACAATGAAGTGGTTATGGGAGCTCTACTTGATATGTATGCAAAGTGTGGTGCTGTAGATGAAGCATTCAGTGTTTTTAAATGTTTGCCCAAAAGGGATCTGGTGTCCTGGACTTCCATGATTACTGCTTATGGGTCTCATGGTCAGGCCTATGTAGCTTTGGAGCTTTTTGCTGAAATGCTGCAGTCCAACATGAAACCTGATAGGGTTACTTTTCTTGCTATATTATCTGCTTGTGGCCATGCTGGGTTGGTTGATGAAGGGTGCTATTACTTCAATCAAATGGTCAATGTTTATGGCATTATACCTAGAGTTGAACATTATTCATGCTTGATTGATCTTCTTGGACGTGCTGGAAGATTGCATGAAGCATATGAGATTCTGCAACAAAACCCTGAAATCAGGGATGATGTTGAGTTGTTAAGCACATTATTTTCTGCATGCCGTCTGCACAGAAATATTGATTTGGGAGCTGAAATTGCAAGAACGCTTATTGATAAGGATCCTGATGATTCATCAACCTATATTCTCTTGTCAAATATGTATGCTTCTGCACATAAGTGGGATGAAGTACGTGTGGTGAGATCAAAGATGAAAGAGCTTGGATTAAAGAAGAATCCAGGGTGTAGTTGGATTGAGATTAACCAGAAGATCCTTCCTTTCTTTGTAGAAGACAATTCACACTTGCATCTAGAGCTTGTTTTTAAATGCCTTTCATATCTCTCTGATCACATGGAAGATGAGTCTAAACCATTTACATATCATTTTGATGTTGAAACACTGAGATTATATTAG